Proteins from a single region of Oncorhynchus tshawytscha isolate Ot180627B unplaced genomic scaffold, Otsh_v2.0 Un_contig_2685_pilon_pilon, whole genome shotgun sequence:
- the LOC121844249 gene encoding killer cell lectin-like receptor subfamily B member 1B allele B isoform X1, whose translation MEDLETETTTGVAIEHAHFSTHIKEYRLSVFLDAAPGFIVDNMTERRRLPFDLSRTRLPQRLRPSPLRAIARFNPGQLNRIPPLKTCIHIALVPECLRRHYILLLCVVVVGCTVAVISLFAQKNYQIAQRQQSNIEPSAAEREEMKSLKSEDYGVLLNMILKQEGWRYINSSLYYISTETKSWGESRPYCQRKGLDLVTINSKDEEDFLLDVVRAKKLDVVWIGFSPNNTKEISTRVKRGAGPEEDAQEEDCAKLMVYETPAVKEVTGRQCGTQKYCICEKYLDVKYNVSKRNR comes from the exons ATGGAGGATTTAGAAACGGAAACAACCACCGGGGTAGCAATCGAGCACGCTCATTTTTCAACACATATTAAGGAATATAGATTAAGTGTGTTTTTGGACGCTGCACCAGGCTTCATTGTTGACAATATGACTGAGCGTCGAAGATTACCGTTCGATTTGAGCAGGACGCGCCTCCCGCAACGGCTTCGACCGTCACCTTTACGGGCCATAGCCCGGTTTAACCCGGGGCAGCTTAATCGAATTCCCCCGTTGAAAACATGTATACATATTGCATTG GTTCCCGAATGCTTAAGAAGACACTACATACTACTgctgtgtgtggtagtagtggggTGTACTGTGGCTGTCATAAGTCTGTTTGCCCAGAAAAACTATCAAATTGCACAGAGACAGCAGTCAAATATTGAACCCTCtgcggcagagagagaagagatgaagtCTCTGAAATCAGAGGACTACGGCGTTCTTCTGAATATGATTTTAAAGCAGG AAGGGTGGAGGTATATCAACTCCAGTTTGTACTACATCTCTACTGAGACCAAGTCCTGGGGTGAGAGCAGACCTTACTGCCAACGAAAGGGATTGGACCTGGTGACCATAAACAGCAAAGACGAAGAG GACTTTCTCCTTGACGTGGTCCGTGCAAAGAAATTGGATGTAGTCTGGATTGGTTTTTCTCCCAACAACACAAAGGAGATATCTACACG GGTGAAGAGAGGTGCGGGGCCAGAAGAAGATGCTCAGGAAGAGGACTGTGCTAAGCTTATGGTATATGAGACACCTGCAGTGAAAGAAGTAACCGGGAGACAATGTGGGACACAAAAATACTGTATTTGTGAAAAATACCTGGATGTCAAATACAATGTAAGCAAGAGAAACCGTTAA
- the LOC121844249 gene encoding C-type lectin domain family 4 member F-like isoform X2 yields MRRGLIIPFTAMVQWASPKETGNPYGHRATELTSQVPECLRRHYILLLCVVVVGCTVAVISLFAQKNYQIAQRQQSNIEPSAAEREEMKSLKSEDYGVLLNMILKQEGWRYINSSLYYISTETKSWGESRPYCQRKGLDLVTINSKDEEDFLLDVVRAKKLDVVWIGFSPNNTKEISTRVKRGAGPEEDAQEEDCAKLMVYETPAVKEVTGRQCGTQKYCICEKYLDVKYNVSKRNR; encoded by the exons ATGAGGAGAGGTTTGATAATCCCATTTACAGCAATGGTCCAATGGGCCTCACCGAAGGAGACCGGGAATCCTTACGGACACCGTGCAACCGAACTCACCTCTCAG GTTCCCGAATGCTTAAGAAGACACTACATACTACTgctgtgtgtggtagtagtggggTGTACTGTGGCTGTCATAAGTCTGTTTGCCCAGAAAAACTATCAAATTGCACAGAGACAGCAGTCAAATATTGAACCCTCtgcggcagagagagaagagatgaagtCTCTGAAATCAGAGGACTACGGCGTTCTTCTGAATATGATTTTAAAGCAGG AAGGGTGGAGGTATATCAACTCCAGTTTGTACTACATCTCTACTGAGACCAAGTCCTGGGGTGAGAGCAGACCTTACTGCCAACGAAAGGGATTGGACCTGGTGACCATAAACAGCAAAGACGAAGAG GACTTTCTCCTTGACGTGGTCCGTGCAAAGAAATTGGATGTAGTCTGGATTGGTTTTTCTCCCAACAACACAAAGGAGATATCTACACG GGTGAAGAGAGGTGCGGGGCCAGAAGAAGATGCTCAGGAAGAGGACTGTGCTAAGCTTATGGTATATGAGACACCTGCAGTGAAAGAAGTAACCGGGAGACAATGTGGGACACAAAAATACTGTATTTGTGAAAAATACCTGGATGTCAAATACAATGTAAGCAAGAGAAACCGTTAA